ACTTATGTCCAGATTGGGCATCGTATTGGCCTTTCATGTCATGCTCAGGGAAGAAGGCCCCTTGATCTCCACGGTCCAGTTGAAGGCGCAGCGTTTGCCATCGCTGAAATGGCGAAGATTTCCGGAATCAAAACAGAAGATGCCATGAGGATCGCGGCGGCGATGGCGGACTCTGCTATGCGTGCATTTGAAGAAGCGGAAGAAGCTAAGGGAAGCGTGGCATGACCCAGCAGATCACGACAATCGACTTCCACGGTTCAAACCTTATCGCGATCCCCGGAGATCGTCCCGAAACCGCACTTGTTGCGATGAAGCCCGTTGTTGAAGGGATGGGGCTGAAATGGGAAAGGCAGAGGGAAAAAATCCAGTCGCATCCTATTCTTTCATCTGCCCCCTCCATTCAGGGGGTGCAGATGCCGGGAGACGATCAGGAACGTCAGCATCTCTTTATGCCTCTGAACCGCCTTAATTTTTGGCTTGCAACCGTCAATCCCAATCAGATCAAGAACGAGGAAACCCGTGCCAAAGTCATCGATTACCAGACTGAATGCGCTGATGTCCTGTTCAACCACTTCTTCGGCAAGGCCATTGCATCGGGCGCTCATCTGACTGCCCAACAGGTCGGCGGCATCGTCAAGTCCGGCCTCGGTAAGATGCACCGCGAGATCATGGCCGAAATCCGTGCTGAACTGAAAAACGAACTGACGCCTATTCTGCAAAATGTCCGGATCACCCACCAGGCGGGCGCATCAGCCGTGACAGACAAGACGGCGAAGGAATGGCTTGACCAGTATGGGTGCGTGCAGAAGGGGCGTGGTAAGGTTGTCCTCAAGGTCAGCAATGCCCTGCGTGCCTTGGCCAATAAGATGGGCACACCACTGTTACGCTGCGCCCGCACAGGAACGTGGCTGTTCCCCTACACCATCGCTATTCCCTTTATGGAGGGGCAGGGAAAGGCCATTATCCGCATGCACAATGACTTCATCCAGTTGGGCCAGCGTCCTATCCCAATGGAGAAGGCTGTCAAGGGAGGGTCAGTAACTGCCCCTTTCGCGAAATCCCCGGAGCCAGCGGCAACGTAGCGCAGGAGGATACCGTCAGTGGCCATTGCCCGGAAGACGAGGAACTCCTGATCTGGATAGAAAATTGTGAAGGATGGGAACGCGCCCTGTCTCACAGGCCGAATGACGCACAGGCAAGGTGGTCGCGGAATGACTGTATCCTGCGCATTCGGACGCGGATCGGGCGCAAGAAGGGTGTCGAACAGACCCGATGCATCTTCCTGCGCAAGCGGGGGATTAGTGTGGAGCCTATAGAGCTTCGCCCCGTGCCACACAGGCAGATTGCATAACCACAAGGCGGTTCTTCGGAGCCGCCTTTTTTATTGGAATACACCATGACAAAACGCTTCCTCGGGTGCCTGCTTCTGGCGGCCATTTTTCTTTCAGGCTGCTCGACATACAGGGATTGCCGATCTGAAAACATTCCCAAGGGCCAGTGCATTTTTGTAACAATTTTTGAGAACATCCAGCCATGATCAATCGCAAGCTTGGCTGCCGCCCGGCTGAACACCGGCCCGGCCAGCCGCATCTGTCCGTCATGCGGGGCTTCTGCGCCCGGCAGGCTCCGCCACGCCTGATCCGCGACCATATCGACCCACACCCGGCAATGCTCGGCAATGACACTCTGGGGGATTGCACTTCCGCCGGGATCGGTAATCACCTACATGCCACCGGCGCACTGGCTGGTTTTGATGTCAGTGGCATCACGACTGACGCCGCTGTGCGGTTCTATTCCCTTTCCACCGGGTATGTGCCCGGCAACCCCACCACGGACAACGGCGGCGTGGAGGTGGACGTTCTGACGACCGCCCTGCGTGATGGCTATGCGCTGGCTGACCAGACGCTTTATCCGATCTGGGGCAGCGCCGATCCGGGCGACCTGAACGGGGTCCGCAACATCGCCGCGGGCCTGTCTGCCGCCTATCTGGGCGTGCAGCTTGCCCAGTCCGATATGTGGGAAGATGAAGATGGGAACCTCGCGCCTGTATGGGATACGCAAACGCCTATTGGGCATGGCGACACGACGCCGGGCAGCGCGGGCGCCCACTGCCTACTTCTTTGGGACTACGCTGGCACGGCTGACACGGATTTGGTCACGCTTCTGACTTGGGGAAGCAAGCAGAAGGCAACATGGCGATGGGTTCGGTCCCGCATCATGGAGGCGCATGGTCTGGCGTGGGGCCAACTGCACGCGCCGGGTGGCCTGTATCCGGATGGTTATGACTGGGATGCGCTGGTTGCGGCCAACGACGCATACCTGCGGGGTGCGGCATGAACCGGGGCGACTGCGCGGCATTCCTGTTCGCTTGCATGGTTGGTCTGTCGGGATGCGCTGTCCACCCAGACCGCGTTGCAACCACTATCCCGCAGGCCATGGCAAGCATCCAGTCCAGTCTGGCACAGGCCGGGGTGGTATCGGTATCGCACGCGGGCGATTGGACCGAGGATCAGGACGTGCTGTTCGTCCGCGCCGTCCGTTCGGCACAGTGCAGTCAGGGCCGGGACGACCCGGTGGTGGGCACGATTGCGGGCGATGTGACGCTGCAACTCTCCGGACAGTTCGCGCAGGGTGGTCAGTTCAGCGTGGGCGCGATTACGACAGCACCTACCTTCGGCATTCAGGGCGATGCAAGTCGAACGCGCGGCCAGACGATAAGCCTGCCAGTGTCCTATGCGCCCCTGTCATCCATGCCTGACGTGGAGATGGGCAGGCAGATTGGCTATGAGGCATCCATGTTCGCGCAAAACGATGACGCCCGGCACGCCGAGGCCAAGCGCCTGATCGCTGATCGTGAGGCCCTGCGGGGGAGGGTGCAGGCGCTGATTGATACCTGGACCGCTGGCGAGTGTGTCAGGCATGAGCCTGACGTGCCGTTCGTAGGCGCGCGGCGATGATCTGGCGCTGGCTACACCGGTTGTTCTGTTTGCGGAGAGGGTGCCGGAAGGGGTGACCGGAAATCCCCGGTCACCTCACACGAACGCCTCATCCCAAGTCCCCTGAGTAGCCCCGCGGCTATACTCCGTCGCCCGGTTCTCAAAGAAGTTGGCGTGTTCCACCGCGTTCATCATTTCGTCAATCCACGGCAGGGGATTGCTGGGCACGTCATAGATCGGGGCTAGTTCCAGACCGATCAGACGCCGGTTGGCAATGAAGCGGATATACTGCTTGACCTCGGCTGCCGTCAGACCCTTCACCGGCCCCATGCGGAAGGCCAGGTCGATAAACCGGTCCTCGTTCTCCACAATTTCACGGCAGGCCAGATGGATCGCGTCGGCCACAGCGGGCTTGTCGATCTGGTGGCCGAACTCCTGCATGTAGGTCTTGAACAGGCGCGTGATGCTCTCGACGTGCAGACTCTCGTCACGCACGGACCATGTCACGACCTGCCCCATGCCCTTCATCCGGTTGTGGCGGGGGAAGTTCAGTAGCATGGCGAAGGACGCGAACAACTGTAGCCCCTCTGTGAACCCGGCGAACACGGCCATGGACAGCGCCGTATTGTGGTGGTCATCCATGTTGAACCGCTGCAAAAACTCATGCTTCGCGGCCATTTCCTCGTATTCAAGGAAGGCGGCATACTCGGTTTCCGGCATGCCGATGGTATCCAGTAGGTGACTATAAGCCGCCTGATGGATCGATTCCATGTTCGTGAACGCCGACAGCATCATCCGCACTTCGGTCGGCTTGAAGCGGGGCATATACAGGTCGATATAGGCGTTCTCGACCTCGGTATCCTGCTGGGTGAACAGGCGGAAAATCTGCGTGACTAGATATTTTTCTGTCTCGGACAGGTTGTTATTCCAGCCCTTCACGTC
This portion of the Komagataeibacter sp. FNDCF1 genome encodes:
- a CDS encoding phage antirepressor N-terminal domain-containing protein; the encoded protein is MTQQITTIDFHGSNLIAIPGDRPETALVAMKPVVEGMGLKWERQREKIQSHPILSSAPSIQGVQMPGDDQERQHLFMPLNRLNFWLATVNPNQIKNEETRAKVIDYQTECADVLFNHFFGKAIASGAHLTAQQVGGIVKSGLGKMHREIMAEIRAELKNELTPILQNVRITHQAGASAVTDKTAKEWLDQYGCVQKGRGKVVLKVSNALRALANKMGTPLLRCARTGTWLFPYTIAIPFMEGQGKAIIRMHNDFIQLGQRPIPMEKAVKGGSVTAPFAKSPEPAAT
- a CDS encoding ribonucleotide-diphosphate reductase subunit beta, coding for MTQTLLTPSPVYKPFRYPWAFEAWKTQQSLHWLPEEIPLGDDVKGWNNNLSETEKYLVTQIFRLFTQQDTEVENAYIDLYMPRFKPTEVRMMLSAFTNMESIHQAAYSHLLDTIGMPETEYAAFLEYEEMAAKHEFLQRFNMDDHHNTALSMAVFAGFTEGLQLFASFAMLLNFPRHNRMKGMGQVVTWSVRDESLHVESITRLFKTYMQEFGHQIDKPAVADAIHLACREIVENEDRFIDLAFRMGPVKGLTAAEVKQYIRFIANRRLIGLELAPIYDVPSNPLPWIDEMMNAVEHANFFENRATEYSRGATQGTWDEAFV